Proteins co-encoded in one Aspergillus luchuensis IFO 4308 DNA, chromosome 6, nearly complete sequence genomic window:
- the NAM2 gene encoding leucine--tRNA ligase NAM2 (COG:J;~EggNog:ENOG410PHW1;~InterPro:IPR013155,IPR009080,IPR025709,IPR001412, IPR014729,IPR009008,IPR015413,IPR002300,IPR002302;~PFAM:PF00133,PF08264,PF13603;~go_function: GO:0000166 - nucleotide binding [Evidence IEA];~go_function: GO:0002161 - aminoacyl-tRNA editing activity [Evidence IEA];~go_function: GO:0004812 - aminoacyl-tRNA ligase activity [Evidence IEA];~go_function: GO:0004823 - leucine-tRNA ligase activity [Evidence IEA];~go_function: GO:0005524 - ATP binding [Evidence IEA];~go_process: GO:0006418 - tRNA aminoacylation for protein translation [Evidence IEA];~go_process: GO:0006429 - leucyl-tRNA aminoacylation [Evidence IEA]), with protein MQSLLRFRLSPTRSALSPPARWNCASRPISRPTGIPSRYATTSAAATSISKKLDLLALDRKWQEKWHTDSLKPPSKASADGDAKPKSYILSMFPYPSGTLHMGHLRVYTISDVLARFYRMRGHEVLHPMGWDAFGLPAENAAIERGIDPAEWTESNITKMKEQLRSISTSFDWDRELATCAPEFYEHTQRIFLMLYEKGLAYQAEALVNYDPVDKTVLANEQVDANGFSWRSGAKVEKLKLKQWFFRITDFKEMLLEDLDSLAGGWPERVLSMQRNWLGKSQGAKIKFPVAVNGNNGTDIDIDVFTTRPDTLYGVEYLALSLDHPIVLEAAEKDPELRKFLDTAASLPPDSKAGYKLSSVTASHPLHVIDKESPHVARQLPVFAAPYVLSDYGEGAVMGVPGHDARDLAFFRDNVNPDSIPVVVGPKGEAGADSGDASIVSSADAKAFTQEGYLNSLCWKYEGLHSSEAKKQIVTDLKQVGRGDFVEQWRLRDWLISRQRYWGAPIPIIHCGDCGPVPVPDDQLPVKLPKIEGDWLKGKRGNPLESSHEWVNTKCPSCGGPAKRDTDTMDTFVDSSWYFLRFLDPKNKVQPFSPSAARPVDVYIGGVEHAILHLLYARFIYKFLSQSELFPEIARAGNVAAPFEPFKTLLSQGMVHGKTYSEPSTGRFLLPSEVDLSSPDKPLIKGTQITPNVSFEKMSKSKHNGVDPTGCALRYGADTTRAHVLFSAPVSEVLEWDETKIVGIERWFGRLWKLVNDAQQSLASSSFTLQPADLEASSGHATGLPSSLQDLSDSDADAVLATHRTISSVTSCIEKNPYGLNTVISDLTKLTNSLSSSTPTSPQVLYLSISSLLRLLSPIAPALASECWEILNGPVTAGKPSTTTNVPAILDCPWPTPLLKPEEADILSARGGQVVAVQINGKLRFTITIPRRLSPTTAPEASGTVTEEQDWIINRILETDEGQFWLRKKNDWEKRRRVIVVKGGKLVNVVF; from the exons ATGCAATCCCTACTACGATTTCGATTGAGCCCGACACGGTCGGCGCTCTCACCCCCAGCCCGATGGAACTGCGCATCTCGTCCGATTTCACGACCGACCGGTATTCCTTCTCGTTATGCGACAACCTCCGCAGCTGCGACATCAATTTCCAAGAAACTCGACCTCTTAGCCCTGGATAGAAAGTGGCAGGAAAAATGGCACACAGATTCATTGAAGCCGCCCTCCAAGGCATCGGCCGACGGAGACGCAAAACCCAAATCATACATCCTGTCGATGTTCCCCTACCCGTCGGGGACGTTGCATATGGGGCATCTGCGCGTATACACTATTTCCGATGTGCTGGCTAGGTTTTACCGGATGCGCGGACATGAGGTCCTCCATCCAATGGGTTGGGATGCGTTTGGCCTGCCGGCGGAGAATGCGGCGATCGAACGGGGGATAGACCCTGCGGAATGGACGGAGTCGAATATAACGAAGATGAAAGAGCAATTACGAAGTATTTCAACCTCTTTCGATTGGGACCGG GAACTAGCAACGTGCGCACCCGAGTTCTACGAACATACCCAGCGGATATTTCTTATGCTATACGAGAAGGGCCTTGCATACCAAGCTGAGGCGTTGGTCAATTACGATCCGGTTGATAAGACGGTGCTGGCTAATGAGCAG GTCGATGCCAATGGCTTCTCTTGGCGCTCGGGAGCAAAGGtcgagaagctgaagctgaagcaaTGGTTCTTCCGTATCACGGATTTCAAGGAAATGCTTTTAGAGGATCTTGACTCTTTGGCGGGCGGCTGGCCGGAGCGTGTCCTTTCCATGCAGCGGAACTGGCTTGGAAAATCGCAGGGTGCCAAGATCAAGTTCCCTGTGGCTGTCAATGGCAATAATGGCACAGACATCGATATCGATGTTTTCACCACGCGACCAGATACTCTTTACGGAGTTGAGTACCTCGCCCTTTCTCTGGATCATCCTATTGTCCTGGAGGCAGCGGAGAAGGATCCGGAACTGCGCAAATTCCTGGATACTGCCGCGTCGCTTCCGCCTGACTCCAAGGCTGGCTACAAACTTTCCAGCGTCACTGCTTCTCACCCTCTGCATGTTATTGACAAGGAGAGCCCCCATGTCGCCCGTCAGCTGCCTGTATTCGCAGCACCATACGTCCTTAGTGACTACGGCGAGGGCGCAGTGATGGGTGTCCCAGGCCACGACGCCAGAGACCTTGCCTTCTTCAGAGATAATGTGAACCCCGATTCCATACCCGTTGTCGTTGGACCCAAAGGGGAAGCCGGGGCAGACAGTGGTGATGCGAGCATTGTTTCCTCTGCGGATGCAAAGGCCTTTACGCAAGAGGGGTATCTTAACTCCTTGTGCTGGAAGTACGAGGGTCTCCACTCTAGCGAGGCCAAAAAGCAGATTGTCACCGATCTGAAACAGGTCGGACGTGGTGACTTTGTCGAACAATGGAGGCTTAGAGACTGGTTGATCAGCCGACAGCGCTACTGGGGGGCTCCCATCCCTATCATCCACTGCGGCGATTGCGGCCCTGTACCTGTGCCAGATGACCAGCTCCCTGTCAAGTTGCCCAAGATTGAAGGGGACTGGCTGAAGGGCAAGAGAGGCAACCCTCTCGAGTCATCCCATGAGTGGGTGAACACGAAATGTCCGAGCTGTGGCGGGCCTGCTAAGCGGGATACCGACACCATGGACACCTTCGTCGACTCTTCATGGTACTTCCTCCGGTTCTTGGACCCGAAGAACAAGGTACAGCCGTTTTCGCCGTCAGCGGCACGCCCGGTCGATGTCTACATTGGCGGTGTTGAGCATGCGATCTTGCACCTGCTATACGCCCGATTCATCTACAAATTCCTTTCCCAATCCGAATTGTTCCCGGAAATCGCCCGAGCTGGAAATGTCGCGGCGCCGTTTGAACCATTCAAGACTCTCCTCTCCCAAGGTATGGTCCACGGCAAGACGTATTCGGAGCCGTCTACGGGGAGATTCCTGCTCCCCTCCGAAGTGGATCTTTCCAGCCCCGACAAGCCACTGATCAAAGGCACCCAGATTACGCCCAATGTGTCCTTTGAGAAGATGTCCAAGAGCAAGCACAACGGAGTCGATCCGACCGGCTGTGCATTGAGATACGGCGCCGATACCACTCGCGCCCATGTCCTTTTCTCGGCTCCGGTCAGTGAGGTACTCGAATGGGACGAAACGAAGATCGTGGGCATTGAGCGCTGGTTTGGTCGACTCTGGAAGTTGGTGAACGATGCGCAGCAGAGCCTGGCTTCGTCCTCGTTTACATTGCAGCCAGCCGACTTGGAGGCCTCCTCCGGCCACGCGACCGGCTTGCCCAGCTCTCTACAGGATCTGAGCGACAGCGATGCGGATGCTGTGCTTGCCACCCACCGCACCATTTCCTCCGTCACCAGCTGTATTGAGAAAAATCCATACGGGCTGAACACTGTCATCTCCGACCTGACCAAGTTGACCAACtcgttgtcgtcgtcgacgCCCACTTCGCCGCAGGTCCTCTACCTATCTATTTCTTCCCTGCTCCGGCTGCTTTCGCCGATCGCGCCCGCGCTGGCGTCCGAGTGTTGGGAGATCCTCAATGGTCCCGTGACTGCGGGGaagccatccaccaccaccaatgtcCCCGCCATCCTTGACTGTCCATGGCCAACTCCTCTGCTGAAGCCCGAGGAGGCCGACATTCTGTCTGCCCGCGGTGGCCAAGTGGTCGCCGTCCAGATCAATGGCAAGTTGCGATTTACAATCACGATCCCTCGGCGTCTTTCCCCCACGACCGCGCCCGAAGCTAGCGGTACGGTCACGGAGGAACAAGACTGGATTATCAACCGGATCTTGGAGACGGACGAAGGACAATTCTGGCTGCGAAAGAAGAACGATTGGGAGAAGCGTAGACGGGTGATTGTCGTCAAGGGCGGCAAGTTGGTCAATGTGGTGTTTTAG
- the fdh gene encoding formate dehydrogenase (NAD+) FDH1 (COG:C;~EggNog:ENOG410PFPK;~InterPro:IPR006140,IPR036291,IPR006139,IPR029753, IPR029752,IPR033689;~PFAM:PF00389,PF02826;~go_function: GO:0008863 - formate dehydrogenase (NAD+) activity [Evidence IEA];~go_function: GO:0016616 - oxidoreductase activity, acting on the CH-OH group of donors, NAD or NADP as acceptor [Evidence IEA];~go_function: GO:0051287 - NAD binding [Evidence IEA];~go_process: GO:0055114 - oxidation-reduction process [Evidence IEA]), translating into MVFMRSFSRQLRRPATSLLSKGAFAPAASSPFRAAPLANSIAGARTLTASANLQGKVLMVLYDGGEHAKQQPGLLGTTENELGLRKWLEEQGHTLVTTSDKEGENSTFDKELVDAEVIITTPFHPGYLTAERLAKAKNLKIAVTAGVGSDHVDLNAANKTNGGITVAEVTGCNVVSVAEHVVMTILTLVRNFVPAHEQIRRGEWDVAAVAKNEFDLEGKVVGTVAVGRIGERVLRRLKPFDCKELLYYDYQPLSPEVEKEIGCRRVDDLEEMLAQCDVVTINCPLHEKTRGLFNKELISKMKKGSWLVNTARGAIVVKEDVAEAVKSGHLRGYGGDVWFPQPAPADHPLRTVQGPWGGGNAMVPHMSGTSIDAQIRYANGTKAILESYFSGRHDYRPQDLIVHGGDYVTKAYGQRNKA; encoded by the exons ATGGTATTTATGCGCTCTTTCTCCCGCCAACTTCGGCGACCTGccacctctcttctctccaagGGAGCCTTCGCGCCCGCGGCCAGCAGCCCATTCCGGGCTGCTCCTCTGGCTAACTCGATCGCTGGTGCACGTACGCTAACCGCCTCCGCGAATCTGCAGGGCAAGGTTCTTATGGTCCTCTATGAC GGCGGTGAGCACGCCAAGCAGCAGCCCGGTCTTCTGGGTACCACCGAGAACGAGCTCGGCTTGAGGAAGTGGCTCGAGGAGCAGGGTCACACTCTGgtcaccacctccgacaaGGAGGGCGAGAACTCGACCTTCGACAAGGAGCTCGTCGACGCTgaagtcatcatcaccactcc CTTCCACCCCGGTTACCTCACTGCTGAGCGTctggccaaggccaagaacCTCAAGATCGCCGTCACTGCTGGTGTCGGTTCCGACCACGTTGACCTGAACGCTGCCAACAAGACCAATGGCGGTATCACCGTCGCCGAGGTCACCGGCTGCAACGTCGTCTCCGTCGCTGAGCACGTTGTCATGACCATCCTGACCCTGGTCCGCAACTTCGTTCCCGCCCACGAGCAGATCCGCCGCGGCGAGTGGGACGTTGCCGCTGTCGCTAAGAACGAGTTCGACCTCGAGGGTAAGGTCGTCGGTACCGTTGCCGTTGGCCGTATCGGAGAGCGTGTCCTCCGCCGTCTCAAGCCCTTCGACTGCAAGGAGCTCCTCTACTACGACTACCAGCCCCTTTCCCCCGaggttgagaaggagatcggCTGCCGCCGCGTCGACGACCTCGAGGAGATGCTCGCTCAGTGCGATGTTGTCACCATCAACTGCCCCCTGCACGAGAAGACCCGCGGTCTGTTCAACAAGGAGCTCATCtccaagatgaagaagggctcTTGGCTCGTCAACACCGCTCGTGGTGCCATCGTTGTCAAGGAGGATGTCGCCGAGGCCGTCAAGTCTGGCCACCTCCGCGGATACGGTGGTGACGTCTGGTTCCCCCAGCCCGCCCCCGCCGACCACCCTCTGCGCACCGTCCAGGGCCCCTGGGGCGGCGGCAACGCCATGGTTCCTCACATGTCCGGTACCTCCATCGATGCCCAGATCCGTTACGCCAACGGTACCAAGGCCATCCTCGAGAGCTACTTCTCCGGCCGCCACGACTACCGCCCCCAGGACCTCATTGTCCACGGCGGTGACTACGTTACCAAGGCCTACGGCCAGCGCAACAAGGCCTAA
- a CDS encoding uncharacterized protein (COG:S;~EggNog:ENOG410PT2G;~TransMembrane:1 (o12-33i)): MGSATNFAKTIIIPAVISLTLYLLFSFVIIPFFRRYHQRYSQYLPLHTISAHTTTLRDRIADALMRRFLPSVWRQSQFDQHDNISIYDEEGEIMVGMDMDPSRREALERRRSTAGDAESRLSRELEAGFMDDSDDDEGHAHAQSRR, translated from the exons ATGGGTTCCGCAACTAACTTTGCCAAA accatcatcatccccgccgTGATCTCCCTGACGCTCTACCTCTTGTTCTCCTTCGTGATCATCCCCTTCTTCCGTCGCTATCATCAACGATACTCCCAGTACCTTCCGCTCCATACTATCTCCGCACATACTACGACACTCCGGGATCGTATCGCGGATGCTTTAATGCGACGATTCCTTCCGTCGGTCTGGCGACAATCACAATTCGACCAGCACGACAACATCAGTATATAcgatgaagagggagagatcaTGGTAGGGATGGACATGGACCCTTCACGGCGAGAAGCGCTCGAGCGTCGACGGAGCACCGCCGGGGATGCGGAGAGTCGCTTGAGTCGTGAACTTGAAGCGGGGTTCATggatgatagtgatgatgacgagggaCATGCCCATGCTCAGTCACGTCGCTGA